GCGTTTATAATTCCATCAGCGATAAATGCGAAGTCGCATACACTCTCACCTGTCCAAGTGGATATACATATAATTCCTCAATTGATAAGTGCGAGGCCGATCCTGTATGCCCGAGTGGGTCCAGTTATAATACAACTTACAACGTCTGCCTGAAAGCGGTGACCTCGACCACCTGCCCAAGCGGATATACTTATAATTCATCCAGTCAACAATGTGAAAAAGATCCTGACTGCCCGAGTGGAAGTTCATACAATGCGAGTACGAACAGATGTGAAATGACGGTTCAGTGGTACTGTTCTGTCAATGGGGGCACATACTCAAGTCAGTCAACGTGCAATTCCGCCTGTGTGCAGACAGGGACATGCACACAGCATACCGAGCAGGGGGCCGCGCACTCGTGCTGGTGGTATTGGACGGGCTGCTACGGATGTAATTGTAATTGTCCCGGTGATTATGTTTTTCAGGGCAATTGCGCAGGAGGTGGGTGGGGTTGGTGCAAGGGTGGTGACTGTATGGGGTTGCCCCAGGCTTGTCAGGCTCCTGGCTCTAACCAGTGCCCCGGAAACACTGCGCCCGCCGGATCAACGTACCGTGGCTGCTGGGAAAATAAGGTTTCGGACGACGAGGGTGGCTGTAATGCTTATTTTTATAAATTTCAGAGCTGGTATGACCAGATCATAACATATATTTGCTCCCTCACCGGCACATCTTATTCAGCTCTTTCAACCTGTCAAGGTAGTTGCTCGCAAAGCGTAGCATGTACAAGTACCTGCCCGTCAGGATACACAAAATCCGGCAGTCTGTGTATTGCGAATGCTTCCTGTTCAAGCGGCGGAACACTAAACACTTCGGTAGATAAATGCCAGTATGCACCAACATATAACTGTGATTCAGGGTATACCTACGATTCGGCAATAGGATACTGCAAGGCAAATGCAACATGCGACAGTTCGGGCACACTGGATACATCAGTTGATAAATGCCAGTTGTCTCGTATTTATTCCTGCCCTGCGGATTATACATATAACAGTTCCATCCAAATATGCCAGAGTGATCCCGTCTGCGATTACGGCTATTTTGATAGTTCAATAGACCTGTGCAGACTGTCTGCTTCAGAAATATGTCCTGAAACCTATACTTATAACAGCGATCAGAACAAATGCTTGCTTGACCCTCCATGCCCGGTAGGAGCCGCATATTCGATAACTTTGAATCAGTGTTCGATTGACGCTATTTATGATTGTCCTGATACATCCGAGTATTCCCCCTCAACAAGGCTATGCTGGGCATATCCCATGTGCCCCGGAGATATGCCATACAACGAGGAGATCAACGGATGTGATGGAGGTTACAGAACATGCCCTTATGGGGCATATCCCTGCTTACCCGAACCCGAAACAGGCATAAAAAAATGCTCTCCAAATGAGTGCTTCGATCCCATTGCCGCTGTTGAGGATACAGGCGAAGAAGCTGACACAACAAGCTACCAGAATGACGGTTCGATTGATGAGGCAACTGGCGTGTGCGAAGGCATAGTTTATATATTCAACGGTAAGGGCGGCACGTGCAAACCTTCTGGAATCCAGACCATGTTTTTTAATTGCTGCGATACCTCGGAAGGAAGCTTTTTAATGGTAAAAAAAGCGTGTGGTGAGGAAGCGGGGAGGACTGTACAGGCGATACAGGCGGGGAGATGTCATTATGTCGGAGAGTATTGCGCCAAGAAGTGGAAGTTTATCGGTTGTGTGCAGACGGCAAAAACATACTGCTGTTTTAACAGCAAACTCGGAAGAATCATCCAGGAGCAGGGTAGGGGACAGCTGCAGAACTTCCAGCCCGGGGGAAACTGGGGATCTGCTGAATCTCCTAACTGTGTCGGGTTCACCCCTGAACAGTTCTCCATGATTGATTTCTCCAGGGTAGATCTGAGCGAGTTCATAAGCGATATACAGGGCCAGATGAAAACGAATATAGAAGAAGGGGTAGAAAACAAGATAAATGACTACTATAACAACTATTAGCAGAATATTAGCCCTGGCATTGTTTTTCCTCTGCGCTTCCCCGTCTTTTGCAATCAATCTGGGAACAG
This genomic interval from Syntrophales bacterium contains the following:
- the traN gene encoding conjugal transfer protein TraN produces the protein MGLPQACQAPGSNQCPGNTAPAGSTYRGCWENKVSDDEGGCNAYFYKFQSWYDQIITYICSLTGTSYSALSTCQGSCSQSVACTSTCPSGYTKSGSLCIANASCSSGGTLNTSVDKCQYAPTYNCDSGYTYDSAIGYCKANATCDSSGTLDTSVDKCQLSRIYSCPADYTYNSSIQICQSDPVCDYGYFDSSIDLCRLSASEICPETYTYNSDQNKCLLDPPCPVGAAYSITLNQCSIDAIYDCPDTSEYSPSTRLCWAYPMCPGDMPYNEEINGCDGGYRTCPYGAYPCLPEPETGIKKCSPNECFDPIAAVEDTGEEADTTSYQNDGSIDEATGVCEGIVYIFNGKGGTCKPSGIQTMFFNCCDTSEGSFLMVKKACGEEAGRTVQAIQAGRCHYVGEYCAKKWKFIGCVQTAKTYCCFNSKLGRIIQEQGRGQLQNFQPGGNWGSAESPNCVGFTPEQFSMIDFSRVDLSEFISDIQGQMKTNIEEGVENKINDYYNNY